In Melanotaenia boesemani isolate fMelBoe1 chromosome 5, fMelBoe1.pri, whole genome shotgun sequence, the DNA window tcaaaGGTCTTTTCATAAGACTGCATTGGTAACCACGAgatgtgtgtttggtttgtgttaggTTTGTATATGCATCCTCTCCTGTAAATGGGTCAGCCtctgctcatttttttttttttttaaacaaatgcaacatcAAAGGTGATGAATGAGCTACCCTGAGTTAAGTCTGTAATGAGTTCGGTGCTGCATGTCGAGGAACATGCTTTAATTTTATGTACTCAAGTGAACTTTCCGTTCGCAGGTTTCCTATGCGCGTCCAAGCTCTGCCTCCATCAGAGATGCAAATTTGTACGTCAGCGGCTTGCCAAAAACTATGCCGCAGAAGGAACTGGAGCAGCTCTTCTCTCAGTATGGACGCATTATTACCTCACGTATTCTGGTGGACCAGGTGACTGGTGAGTAGAACATGACGACTTTTCCACCTctttgttccctttttttttttttttttttttactttcacgCTTTCCTTTCCCCTTTTCGCTGGAGACTGCAGAACAAAATGACATGGCCAAGACTGAGAAATGTATCAGAGGTGGTGGTGTGAGCCTcccaaaaaaaagtaattttccaCTAGAGGTGTTCATAAATATGCATCGATGGAATATGAAAATGGGTGTAAAGTAGCAGGACTCACTGCTTGCTTcataatttcttttcctttcgATCTCTTCTGCTGGCACCTACCTtctcccccccaccccccacccttttctcttttcatcccCAAGGTGTACATGCGATGCCTGTTTTATGGTATGAAATGAAATGCGTTTAGAGCAGttacattttctatttctcAGCCATCTAGTGAAGCAAAGCAAAACACTAAACAGAATCCCTCACAGAGACATTTCCCAATGGTTATGTGCTGCCAAAAAGTATAATAATCCTTCTGGCATACATTgtggaaatgtttatttttcaaacataaaaaccacATGTTCCGGTAGAATTCACTTTCACATTTACGCCTGTATTAATGCAGCAACCTGCATTAATGCACCGAAAACCAAAGTAGGTTTACAACCTGCTATTGCTCAGACTAACGGAGTAACACTTAGAGCCGGATCATTGAAAGCCTGCACTATTTACAGCACATACTTGAATGCATACACGCTAAAAAGCACATTCTGTGAGAGGAATGGACTTGAACAGTGACATGTATAAAAGTGTTAATCAGAGGTAACACAGGAGGCAGGAGTAATGGATTACTTTGACAGGCAGTAGGAATTAACAAGACCCAGAaaaatgacatgtttacatCCCCTAAGGGATAattgaatatttaaatattcttgatatttgatgttttattataaGTGATGTGTGaactatgtttttaaataagcagCATTTCTGAAAAGTGATGCTTCATTGTTTGGCTTGTAAACTACAGATTACTTTCAGCAGCCATCGGTTAATGCTACTGATGCAGCCGCACATTTTAAGCTCAGATTAACAGTAATTGGATATGTTCAGGTGTTGCTGATTTGGGGCTCTCGTGTTGGTCTTTAGATGCGTCTTTTGGCCAGTGCTGCGAAAGACACGCTAAATGTTCTCACCTGCTGTGTTCACGTTCTCGCTACACATATATTTTTGATTTAAAGTgggtctttttgtgtgtgtttctagaTGTTGTTTGGTTGCTGTAATCAGTGTCAAATGTAGCCAAGATCCTGACAAAGATGAAGTAAAGCTTCTGTTGCGGGGATCTCCCACTCTGGCCCTCGACGGTtgcggtcctgcaggttttaggtgtcTCACTGCTCCAGCACacttgattttaattaaatggctCTCATCAGCTTAAGCTCTGCTgaagcatgttgacccattaatctgattgaGCAGGAAAcgtccaaaacctgcaggacagcggccctcaaggacagactttggacacccctgatctgttgtataaaatattttagtggTAAATTTGGTAAGTACAGTGCACTGTACTTGTAGATGTGTATTCTACTTAACAATGACTGGTATGCAGCTTATATATGATAAGTTTTTGATCATTAAGTAATTTTAATTGTTGGTGCATTACATAAAAAATGCTAATGTTTTCCACAGGTGTTTCCAGGGGGGTTGGCTTCATTCGTTTTGACCGGCGAGTTGAGGCTGAGGAGGCCATCAAGGGCCTAAACTGTCAGAAGCCACCTGGTGCCACTGAACCCATTACAGTCAAGTTTGCAAACAACCCGAGCCAGAAGACCAGTCAGGCACTGCTGTCCCAGCTGTATCAGTCACCCAATCGAAGGTACCCAGGACCCCTCGCACAGCAGGCACAACGCTTCAGGTAAAAGGGGCAcaccaagaaagaaaaatatgagaGCCCAGCACAGTTTAATACTGCCAGTGAAGTTGATTCTGTTTACCCTCTGAAGCTTTATGAAATTAGCATTTAAATTGTCTCACAGCAGTACAGTGAAAATATTCTGTTGGAGCTCATCAATACTCTGGACAGAATAATTCATCCTTATATTCATATTCTTATCATTGCTGTGTTCCTCCTGTTGCAGATGTAGGCCTACAACACCAGTGTTAAAGCAGTTTGACAAAAGCAAACATATGGATTAGTATTCAGACTAATCCTTACGTGCTTTTCAGTGATTActgatttgaaaaaataaaaaggtcagATTGTGACATTAAAATTGCTGCTATTCATAGTATTAACTAGCTTTACAGCATGAACGTGGTCTCCAGCCGGATTCAGTGTGTAGGCTGATTGTAGGAAAGTAAGATCAGTCAGCAGGTTAAACTGACTTTAATCACGGCGTCACAACTGCACCTCATCTGTCATCTGTTGAAATAAATCAGCCTTCTAAACGGGTTTCTAtacactgaatttattttttttttaaggttggaCAATCTGCTGAACATGGCCTATGGCGTCAAAAGGTAAATAGATTCTCCTTCTAAATTTCATAATCTTTTATTGATCCTGAGGGAACTTCATACGAGAGCTGACGGGATTGTGTTCTGTTCCTTGTTGCGTAGGTAGTTGACACCTCATAATGTTGCACTGACTCAGCCAGAGATCCCTGATCTAATGAAAATGCTTTTCTGTGCATACAACAATGCTCCGAAACACTAATAATTAACTTAAGTAGGAGAACACCTTCCTTTTGTAGAGGCACGGTAAATCTTTTCTCCCATCCTGTAAATGGACATGAGGATCTTTACATGCTACGTTTACCTTGTTCTAACTAAAACATGCATGGCAATGACACCGTCAGCAGCAATGGGATTAAAACTACAGACATTAAAGCATTGTCTACATAACAAAGGACAAGGTTTTATAATATTACTTGCTATTGCACAGAGTTGCATCCATGTGTTTTGAGTCCGTTTTTTCTTACCTTCATCTATTATGGACAGCTCTGTCCTGTATTTTACTTGGTTGCATCAGACATCTTTCAGGTTTTGCCAGGGAACCAGTTTTAAGTTCAGAGTTGTCTTCCTGGAGTTTAAAGTCCAGCttaccagcagcagcaggctggTTTCTCTTCTGCCTTGCTCAACGGCGGATGTCATTGTTGCCAAATGTCTGTGTCCTTGATGCTGGAGCACACCTGTCATAGTAAATGTTCCCTGAGAGGCCAACTGGAGCAGCTAATCGAATGTGACACCGGCTGCAATAATTCATAGGCTTTCCAAGGGCTCTGAATTTTGTTTCTTAAAACTGCAaaaccacattcaccagcttttGCTTCTTATTCTGATCTTGGCCCAATCTCTAACATAATTGTAGTATTTAGTTtccattttctccatttttttttttatttttattttttattttttattagaatgATTTTGTGCTTCTGGTTTGTTGGCATGTAAGCTCAAAAGCGATGCAGCTAGTGTGTAAAGCTGCTTGTATTTTCTGATTGGTTAATGAGATCAGCTCATATGTGCTCACATTTACTTTTTGGTTTATTCccatttttaatcttgtttacATGGTTTATGATGTAGTTCCTGAAGTGATAGAACAATGCCAATGCAGTAGCTGCTAGCTCAGGATGAAGCAGGGATGGGGCTGATCCCTGTAGACTTGTCAGATTTTATTAAGCCTGTTGGCTCGATCTCATCTTGTTAAGGGGCCCAGTTTCTGCTCATTTTGGCTCTTGCCTTGAAccatgtttctttttgtgtattACAGCAGGTTCTCCCCCATGGCCATTGATGGGGTGACCAGTTTGGCTGGCATCAACATCCCAGGGCACGCAGGCACTGGCTGGTGTATCTTCGTCTACAACCTGGCTCCTGATGCAGATGAAAGCATCCTTTGGCAGATGTTTGGGCCGTTTGGAGCCGTCACAAATGTCAAGGTTATTCGCGACTTCAACACAAACAAGTGCAAAGGATTTGGTTTTGTCACCATGACTAATTATGATGAGGCAGCTGTGGCCATTGCCAGCCTGAATGGATACCGCCTCGGGGACAGAGTTCTGCAAGTCTCATTCAAAaccaacaaaacacacaaagcctGAAAAACCTATTGAGAttgtttcttagaaaaaaaacaggaaatgagaaAATGGAGGCGTATTGACCGTAACTTTCTACATTAGTAAAATCAGCTTTGTAATCAATATTTAGCGTCCAacaatgtgatttatttatttatttttttt includes these proteins:
- the elavl2 gene encoding ELAV-like protein 2 isoform X3; translated protein: METQMSNGPTCNNTSNGPATISNNCSSPVESGSIEDSKTNLIVNYLPQNMTQEELKSLFGSIGEIESCKLVRDKITGQSLGYGFVNYVDPKDAEKAINTLNGLRLQTKTIKVSYARPSSASIRDANLYVSGLPKTMPQKELEQLFSQYGRIITSRILVDQVTGVSRGVGFIRFDRRVEAEEAIKGLNCQKPPGATEPITVKFANNPSQKTSQALLSQLYQSPNRRYPGPLAQQAQRFRLDNLLNMAYGVKSRFSPMAIDGVTSLAGINIPGHAGTGWCIFVYNLAPDADESILWQMFGPFGAVTNVKVIRDFNTNKCKGFGFVTMTNYDEAAVAIASLNGYRLGDRVLQVSFKTNKTHKA
- the elavl2 gene encoding ELAV-like protein 2 isoform X1; the encoded protein is MAVRLCDVASLLRSGSWAPEPWTGQVIAAMETQMSNGPTCNNTSNGPATISNNCSSPVESGSIEDSKTNLIVNYLPQNMTQEELKSLFGSIGEIESCKLVRDKITGQSLGYGFVNYVDPKDAEKAINTLNGLRLQTKTIKVSYARPSSASIRDANLYVSGLPKTMPQKELEQLFSQYGRIITSRILVDQVTGVSRGVGFIRFDRRVEAEEAIKGLNCQKPPGATEPITVKFANNPSQKTSQALLSQLYQSPNRRYPGPLAQQAQRFRLDNLLNMAYGVKSRFSPMAIDGVTSLAGINIPGHAGTGWCIFVYNLAPDADESILWQMFGPFGAVTNVKVIRDFNTNKCKGFGFVTMTNYDEAAVAIASLNGYRLGDRVLQVSFKTNKTHKA
- the elavl2 gene encoding ELAV-like protein 2 isoform X2, coding for MAVRLCDVASLLRSGSWAPEPWTGQVIAAMETQMSNGPTCNNTSNGPATISNNCSSPVESGSIEDSKTNLIVNYLPQNMTQEELKSLFGSIGEIESCKLVRDKITGQSLGYGFVNYVDPKDAEKAINTLNGLRLQTKTIKVSYARPSSASIRDANLYVSGLPKTMPQKELEQLFSQYGRIITSRILVDQVTGVSRGVGFIRFDRRVEAEEAIKGLNCQKPPGATEPITVKFANNPSQKTSQALLSQLYQSPNRRLDNLLNMAYGVKSRFSPMAIDGVTSLAGINIPGHAGTGWCIFVYNLAPDADESILWQMFGPFGAVTNVKVIRDFNTNKCKGFGFVTMTNYDEAAVAIASLNGYRLGDRVLQVSFKTNKTHKA